The Virgibacillus sp. MSP4-1 genome has a segment encoding these proteins:
- a CDS encoding Fur family transcriptional regulator: MRLLNANQAIEILKENGYKQTKQREKLIRIFEARQKDQYFPVKDILDEFQDEFPGASYNTVYRNLYTLEDLDILESTSLNGEQLFRLHCDTTGHHHHFICTNCGRTKPVEICAIEQVNSLLPGYEIENHKFEVYGTCPECK, encoded by the coding sequence ATGAGACTATTGAATGCTAACCAGGCGATTGAAATATTAAAGGAAAATGGCTATAAACAAACAAAACAACGTGAGAAACTGATACGAATATTCGAAGCAAGACAAAAGGATCAATACTTTCCCGTTAAAGATATTTTAGATGAATTTCAGGATGAATTTCCGGGAGCAAGTTATAATACGGTTTATCGGAACTTATATACGCTTGAAGATCTGGATATTCTGGAATCAACAAGTTTAAATGGGGAACAGCTTTTCCGTTTACATTGTGATACAACTGGACATCATCATCACTTTATTTGTACAAATTGCGGGCGGACAAAGCCCGTTGAAATTTGTGCGATTGAACAGGTCAATTCGTTGCTTCCAGGTTATGAAATCGAAAACCATAAGTTTGAAGTGTATGGAACATGTCCAGAATGTAAGTGA
- a CDS encoding catalase, translating to MDKNKSNQTNIEKDDSLTTRQGHPVTNNQDIRTVGNRGPATLENYDFIEKISHFDREKVPERIVHARGAGAHGYFESYGTVGDEPVSKYTRAKVFQEKGKQTPVFVRFSTVVHGRHSPETVRDPRGFAVKFYTEDGNWDLVGNNLKIFFIRDAMKFPDMIHAFRPDPVTNIQDSQRFFDFCSNSPETFHMVTFVYSPWGIPANYRQMQGSGVNTYKWVNKDGEAVLVKYHWEPKQGIKNLTVEEAEKIQGKNFNHATQDLYDAIEQGDYPEWELYVQIMSDDEHPELDFDPLDDTKIWPEDQFPWLPVGKMVLNKNPENFFEEVEQSAFGTGVLVDGLDFSDDKMLQGRTFSYSDTQRYRVGANYLQVPINRAKKRVATNQEGGQLRYESDKGPNHNPHINYEPSTFSGLKETEQVGKEYTPEVKGNLVREPIDRKEVTKQAGETYRWFEDWEKDELIKNMAGDLSECDQRIQDKMIALAEEADDEYGRRLREGLEEAKKMKKDGSSSQNPLGAKDAEQAPKQAEQNSHNSRPY from the coding sequence ATGGATAAAAACAAAAGCAACCAAACCAACATTGAAAAGGATGATTCTCTAACCACAAGACAGGGCCATCCGGTTACTAATAACCAGGATATTCGGACCGTCGGAAACCGTGGTCCTGCAACTTTGGAAAACTACGATTTCATAGAAAAGATCAGTCATTTTGATCGGGAGAAAGTCCCGGAACGGATTGTGCATGCTCGTGGGGCGGGTGCTCATGGCTATTTTGAATCCTACGGGACCGTTGGAGATGAGCCTGTCAGCAAATATACCCGCGCAAAGGTATTTCAGGAGAAAGGAAAGCAAACCCCTGTATTTGTCCGTTTTTCCACCGTTGTTCACGGCAGGCATTCCCCTGAAACCGTCCGTGATCCCAGAGGGTTTGCGGTTAAATTCTATACAGAGGACGGAAATTGGGACTTAGTAGGAAACAATTTAAAAATCTTCTTTATTCGTGATGCGATGAAATTTCCTGATATGATTCATGCCTTTAGACCTGATCCCGTTACAAATATACAGGATAGTCAGCGTTTCTTTGACTTCTGCTCCAATTCTCCTGAAACCTTCCATATGGTGACTTTTGTATACTCCCCGTGGGGAATCCCTGCCAATTACCGTCAAATGCAGGGATCAGGAGTAAACACGTATAAATGGGTCAATAAAGATGGTGAAGCAGTGTTAGTAAAATATCATTGGGAGCCTAAACAGGGAATTAAAAACCTGACTGTAGAGGAAGCAGAGAAAATACAAGGGAAAAATTTTAACCATGCAACACAGGATTTATATGATGCCATTGAACAGGGCGACTATCCGGAGTGGGAATTGTATGTGCAAATCATGAGCGATGATGAACATCCTGAACTGGATTTTGATCCACTGGATGATACAAAAATCTGGCCTGAAGATCAATTTCCATGGCTGCCTGTGGGAAAAATGGTTCTTAATAAAAATCCGGAAAATTTCTTTGAAGAAGTGGAACAGTCTGCTTTTGGAACAGGTGTCCTCGTTGACGGCCTTGACTTTTCTGATGACAAGATGCTGCAAGGGCGTACTTTTTCCTATTCAGATACTCAGCGTTACCGGGTAGGAGCGAATTATTTACAGGTACCAATCAACAGAGCCAAAAAGCGGGTCGCAACCAACCAGGAAGGCGGGCAATTGCGGTATGAAAGTGATAAAGGACCGAATCATAATCCACATATTAATTATGAGCCTTCCACATTCAGCGGCTTAAAAGAAACGGAACAGGTCGGAAAGGAATATACGCCGGAAGTAAAAGGAAACTTAGTACGGGAACCGATTGATCGTAAGGAAGTAACCAAACAGGCAGGAGAAACCTATCGCTGGTTTGAGGATTGGGAAAAGGATGAATTAATCAAAAATATGGCTGGTGACTTATCTGAGTGTGACCAGCGAATTCAGGACAAAATGATTGCCTTAGCTGAAGAAGCTGATGACGAATATGGACGTCGATTACGCGAAGGCCTGGAAGAAGCCAAGAAAATGAAAAAAGACGGAAGCTCAAGTCAAAACCCACTGGGAGCAAAAGACGCAGAACAAGCTCCTAAACAAGCAGAGCAAAACAGCCACAACTCCAGACCTTATTAA